Within the Prochlorococcus sp. MIT 1300 genome, the region TAGTTCTAGGAAGCATATTCATAGGAATAGCAACTCCAACCGAAGCAGGCACTTTAGGTGCAATCGGAGCAATATTCCTCGCTGGTCTCAATGGTGGATTCAGTCGTTCAGCTTTAACAAAAGTCTGCGACGAAACCGTACGCACTACCTCTATGGTGATGGGCATCTTGCTCGGCTCTACTGCATTCAGTTTGGTCTTTAGAGGGATAGAAGGTGATGATTTAATTGCTGAATTATTGCTAAATCTGCCAGGAGGAAAATTGGGATTTATCGCTTTCAGCATGCTAATCATCTTTATTCTTGGCTTCTTCATTGACTTCTTTGAAATAGCTTTTATAGCTGTCCCACTACTGCTTCCTACAGCTCGCGAATTACTTGGCCCTGAAGCAATCGTTTGGCTAGGTGTTGTAATTGGCGCAAACCTACAAACCTCCTTTTTAACGCCTCCCTTCGGATTTGCCCTGTTCTACCTAAGAGGCGTTGCACCTAAATCAATAACTACAAAAGAAATTTATATGGGCGCTTTACCATTTGTAGGGCTCCAAGTTGCTGTTCTAATGGTCATTCTCACCTTTCCAGGTCTCGTTAGCTGGCTTCCTAATCTTGCCTACTCTTAAAAAAATCCACTTCTAGTGGTCAATATTCCTAGAGTTGACTTATTCAGAGACACAGTCCATGGCAGCTGATCAGCCTGATGCCAAAGTTGCAACGATTAATTTAGAGGACAGACTTTCACTACAATATGCTGCCCTTGCAACTGACACTCACACAATAAGGTCCCTGGACTGGGAGCGAAATCGTTTTGATATTGAATTCGGCTTGCGTAACGGAACTACCTATAACAGCTTCATTGTCCAAGGCGCAAAAACAGCCTTAATAGACACCAGTCACAAAAAATTTGAGTCGGCATGGCTTTCTCTACTTCTCGAACATTTGGATCCAACTGAAATTGATTACTTAATTGTTAGCCATACTGAGCCTGACCATTCAGGATTAATAGGCAACCTACTAAATTTAAATCCAAATATTGAAATCGTCGCTTCCAAGGTTGCAATTCAATTTCTAGAGAATCAAATTCACAGGAGTTTTCGCTCTAGAGCTATTAAAAGTGGCGAGGTACTAGACCTAGGGCAAAACCCTCAAAGCGGCGTGGAGCACTGTTTTGAGTTCATTAGTGCCCCAAACCTTCACTGGCCAGATACAATTTTTTCCTTCGATAAAGGAACTGGAATACTTTTTACTTGTGATGCATTTGGCCTCCACTACTGCTCCGATGAACTATTCGACAAAAATCCTGAAGTCATAGCAGCTGATTTCCGTTTCTATTATGAGTGTCTGATGGGTCCAAACGCCCGTAGTGTTCTGCAAGCATTAAAAAGAGTTGATAAGTTGCCTCAATTATCGATTATCGCTGTAGGGCACGGACCTATTTTAAAAAACAATATCAATCTATGGCTAAATCAATATCGCGAATGGAGTACCCAACGCAGTAAAGGCGAAAACTATGCAGCTATTTGTTATCTGAGTCAATACGGTTTCTGTGATCGCCTAAGTCAATCAATTGCTCATGGAATAGGGAAAACTGAAGCACAAGTACAACTAGTTGACCTTAGAGGTTCTGACCCCCAAGAACTCAGTAGCCTAATCGGAGAAGCAAAAGCAATTGTCGTACCAACCTGGCCAGAAAATCCTAATCCTGATTTACAAAGTTCTATAGGCACACTTATTGCCGCCTTAAAACCTAGCCAATGGGTAGGCGTTTATGACTCTTATGGCGGTAATGATGAGCCGATTGACTCGATTGCAAGCCAACTCAGAAAACTTGGCCAAAAAGAGGCTTTCCAAGCACTGAGAGTTAAAGAAACTCCTAATAGCAATACATACCAACGTTTTGAAGAGGCAGGAACTGACCTAGGTCAGTTACTAACACGTGCCAAGTCAATAGCTCTAATGAAAAGTCTAGATAGTGATCTAGATAAAGCTCTTGGACGTCTTAGTGGAGGTCTATATGTAGTGACAGCGAGTCAAGGTAAAAACAAAAGCAAGCGAAGAAGTGCAATGATTGCGAGTTGGGTCAGCCAAGCAAGTTTCAATCCTCCTGGGTTAACAGTTGCAGTTGCCAAAGACCGTGCAATTGAAACCTTAATGCAAGTAGGAGACAATTTTGTAATCAACGTACTGCGTGAAGACAACTATCAACACTTACTACGCCACTTCCTAAAGCGCTTCCCACCTGGAGCTGATCGATTTGAAGGAATAAATATTTTAGAAGATGTAGCTCGAGGTGGTCCTATCCTCACCGATGCACTCGCCTACTTGAATTGTAGGGTTGAACAAAGACTCGAAACCCCAGACCATTGGATAATATATTCAGTTGTCGAGCAAGGTAATGTCGCTGACTCAGAAGCAATTACAGCCATACATCATCGCAAGGTTGGCAACCACTACTAAATCATGAGACTTTTTGGCTCAAAACATTCCCAACAGGGATCAGATCAACTCAAAGTAATTAAAATTCCTATTGACGATGGATTGATCAGCCTCAGGGGATTAAGTCCGAAACGGTTGAGGTTTGAAGTTGAATATGGATTAGAACGCGGAAGTACAGACAATAGTTTTTTGTTTTCTGATGTAAATACAGGAAATTCAGATCACAATTATCAAACAGCAATTCTTGTACATCCACCTGGTGCAACATATTCGAAAGAATTCATACCTGCTCTGAAAAATGCATTAAAAGAGCGAATCGAAAAGCTACAAATTATCGTTGGCCATGTCAATCCAAATCGCGTTAATCTGCTCAGAGAATTAGCAACTCTTTTCCCAGAGGTAGAACTATTTAGTTCAAATCCAGGCGCAAAATTGCTAAAAGAGCTATGGAACCAGCAAAAACCCAATGCATTCAAAAATAATTCAAAAGGTCAACAAGATATTCCAAGTCTCCCAAAAATTCAAATAGTACGCCAAGAAAAAGAAATTTCTACAAGCTCCGGCCACACCATCTGTTTAATTGCAGCCCCAACCCCCAGATGGCCAGGAGGGCTTATCGCATTTGAGAAAAAATTAGGCTTATTAATGAGCGACAAATTCTTTGCAGCACATCTATGCGCTCCTGAATGGGCAGAGGCGAATTCAAATAATACAGAAGAAGATCGACGTCATTTTTATGAATGTCTAATGGCCCCTATGGCCACGCAAGTAACAACTCTTGTCGACAAACTGGAAACCTTAGATATTCAGACTCTTGCACCAGGACATGGGCCAGCAATTAGCACCAGCTGGCGTAGCTTACTTAATTCCTATCAAAGATGGGGAGAAGCCCAACAACAAGGCTCACTCACAGTAGCTTTATTGTTCGCCAGTGCCTATGGCAATACAGCCGCAATCGCAGATGCACTCGCCCAAGGTGTCAGCAGAACTGGTGTGTTAGTGGAAAGTCTTAATTGCGAATTCACTCCAGCTGATCAATTACTAAAAACAATTCAAAGAGCTGACGGATACCTTATAGGCTCTCCAACACTCGGAGGCCATGCACCAACTCCAATAGTGTCTGCACTAGGAACCTTGCTCTCAGAAGGGGATAGAAGCAAGCCTGTAGGTATATTCGGCAGCTTTGGATGGAGTGGTGAAGCATTAGATTTATTAGAGAGCAAACTACAAGATGGTGGATTCAAATTTGGCTTCGAGCCAATTAAAATTAAATTTAGTCCTGATATGACAACGCTAAAAACAATTAGCGAAACAGGAACGCAATTCGCAAGAGAGCTAAAAAAACAAAAACGTCTACTTCAAAAACGTACAAAAGGGGGGCTCACAGAAAGTCGCAGCGATCCAGCAGTTCTCGCTTTAGGAAGAGTGGTGGGTTCACTCAGCGTTCTAACAGCTCGAAAGAATACAGAGAAAGAAACACTTAGTGGGGCAATGGTTGCTAGTTGGATTAGTCAAGCAAGCTTTACTCCTCCAGGCCTGACGGTTGCAGTAGCCAAGGACCGAGCCATCGAAACACTGCTCCATCGTGATGACTCATTTACTTTGAATGTCCTTAGTGCAGGCAACGAACAAAAAATCATGAAGCAATTTCTACAACCATTTGCACCAGGTGCAGATCGCTTCTCTGGAGTCGTACTTGAACACAGCCCGGGAGGACACCCTATTCTTCCAAAAGCATTAGCCTGGCTGGAATGCACCGTACGTCAAAGAATTGAATGTGGAGATCATTGGCTGATCTACGCAGAAGTAGATCATGGGAAAGTACTTGACAAAGAAGGTGTAACAGCTGTACACCATCGGAAATCAGGAGCAAATTATTGAATAAGACAGTTATTTGCTCAGCTGACTAACCCTATAAAACCTATGCCAACAAAATCTCAAACAAAGCTTTTAATCATTGCCGCCAGCAATGGTGAAAACCTAAAACTCGCTGAACGTTTTATCAAATTAGGAAATGAGTTAGGTGCGCAATCAGAACTCCTGGACTTAACCGAAGTCAATTTGCCCCTTTACAACCCAAGAACTCATGCTTCTGAAGGCATTCCAGATTTGGTAAACACTTTGAGTCAAAAATTGTCCGCAAACACTTACTGGGTAATTTGCGCTCCGGAATACAACGGATCAATTCCACCCGTCCTCACCAGTGCAATTGCTTGGTTATCAGTTCAAGAACAAGAGTTTCGCTATTTGTTTAATGGAAGACCAATTGCAATGGCAAGTTTTTCTGGTGGTGGTGGGATGGAATTATTACTGTCATTACGTATCCAACTCACTCACCTAGGGGCTCAAGTCGTAGGGAGGCAGCTAATGAGTAACCATGCAAAGCCTCCAAAAGATGAATCAATCAAAGATGTTCTGACTCGACTCCTACAAATGAAAAAATTAGCAATTTAAAAATTCGAGCAGCTTATGACGTAAATAAAGCACTGATTTCAAAAGGCAAAAGGACAAATCAAGTTACAAAGCCTCCACAGCTGAATCTACTCAGCCCCATATGTGGGGTGTAGTTCTCTAAACCTCAATCAAACACCGCCTGAATCTATGTTGATTTACTGACCAGAGAAAATAGAAATAACGCAGTAATGGCAAGCATTCATCCAAAATGTATCACCTAATACAAAACGCTTCGATGCAAGTATAAAGAATTTCAGCAATTGCCTGTCACGCTAGATATTGTGTAGTGGAATAATTGCATATTTAAATCCATTAGTGCTGCGATGAAATCGCAACCAAATCACGATTACGCAGTCCGATATAGAGGATTTCTTTTATTGCCACAAATGAACAATTCATGGTTGGTGCGTCCAGAACGCAGCCCTATGAAACTACTACCTTTCCGAACCGAACCATGTTCCCTAACTGAGGTGAAGAAAATACTGGATGAACGACTTGCAAATCAAAAAACACTAAGCAGAGCAGCGTAGTTTCAAGCTGCCTGAGGTGGAGGAGTTGGTTGACCCTGAGGTTGCAACGGAAGAACTAGTGTTACCAATGTTTCTGGACGCTGCGGCTTTTTTTTGCGAGATTGACGAATCCCAAATGGAACTCGAATCACATTTGTTCCAGCAACCCTCAAAGTCTCTCCAGTGCAAAGAGAGCCCTCCAAGCTCTGCGGCAAAGGAGGCAAACTTAATTCATGCACTGTTGAAGATGATGTTTGCTTGTCCGTTGATTTGACTCTACCCATGGTGTCCCCCAAGCGAACTGAGCCGCTGCGCAACAGTGTGGTCAAAACACTGAGTTAGTCGGCAAAATTAAACCAAAAATTCGGTTTTCGATGAAAATTTACCTCCTTAATGAGGTTTACACCAGGGTGTAACTGAAATTGCTTAAGCAACAAAGTCTTCAATTGAAGGGCAGCTGCAAATCAAATTCCTATCCCCATAAGCATTATTAATCCTTGAAACAGCCGGCCAGTACTTAGTTTCTTGCTGAGAAGACAGGGGAAAAGCAGCCTGCCTGCGCGAATAAGGGCGCTCCCATATATCTGCTGTAACGGCAGCCAAAGTATGAGGAGCTTTTTTTAATGGATTGTTGAGAGCATCCATTTGACCAGATTCAATCAACGCCACCTCTGCCCTAATCGCAATCATTGCCTCACAAAAACGATTCAACTCATCAAGACTTTCACTTTCAGTTGGCTCAACCATTAATGTTCCAGCAACAGGCCAACTAACTGTTGGAGCATGAAATCCATAATCCATCAACCTCTTTGCAATATCTTCTACATCAATCCCTGTAGTCCTCTTGAAACCACGGAGATCCAAAATGCATTCATGTGCAACTAAAGCATTCAAACCACGAAACAGAACTGGAAACGAAGAATCAAGCTTCTGAGCAACATAATTAGCTGAAAGCAAAGCTATGGAACTTGCATGGCGCAAGCCAGTAAAACCCATCATCCTCAAATACATCCAACTAATTGCAAGAATTCCTGCACTTCCCCATGGAGCTGCGGAAACAGCTCCAATAGCTTTTTGGCCACCACAAAAAGAAAGAGGGTGTCCTGGCAGAAAAGGCACCAAATGATCTGCTACTGCAATTGGGCCAACACCAGGGCCTCCTCCTCCATGAGGGATACAAAATGTCTTATGAAGATTTAAATGGCAAACATCAGCTCCATAAACTCCTGGCCTACATAAACCTACCTGGGCATTTAAATTAGCTCCATCAAGATACACTTGACCTCCATGTTTATGAATTAAATCACATATATCTCGGATCTGCGGCTCAAATACGCCATGAGTAGAAGGGTAAGTGACCATTAAAGCTGCAAGGCTTAAAGAATATGTTTCAGCCTTACTGAGTAAATCATTAAAATCAATATTCCCTGCTTCATCACAAGCAACTGGAACAACCTTGAACCCAGCCATTACACAGCTTGCTGGATTTGTACCATGAGCGCTAGAAGGAATTAGGCAAATATTACGATGCTGTTCTTTACGAGATTTATACCACTCCTTTATAACTAATAATCCTGCAAACTCTCCCTGGGAACCAGCATTAGGCTGTAAAGAAACTCCCGCAAACCCTGTCAAAGTCGCCAACCAATTCTCTAAATCTGCAAAAAGATGTATATAGCCTTCTGCCTGATTAGCTGGAGCGAATGGATGCATTGAGGCAAATGATTTCCAGCCTACTGGTATCAATTCTGCGACTGCATTGAGCTTCATAGTGCAACTACCCAAAGGAATCATCCCATCTACTAATGAAAAATCCTTTCTCGCTAGTCTATAGATATAACGCAGCATTTCAGTTTCACTATGAAACTTATTAAAAACAGATTGCTGCAGCCATTTCTTCTGACGGAGTGGTATTCCAAATAAAAGAGCAGCAGCATCAAGAGTTTCGTGATTTTGCAATCCATCAAATTCCTGGCCCAAGGCACTTGCGCAAACCTTCAGCAACTGATCTAGCTCATCTAAAGTACTTAATTCATCAAAACTAACTCCAAAACCTTTGGCTTGATCTATGTCTGCACCCAAAGGCAAAATGCGCAAATTAAATCCTCTACTAACTGCTATTTTATGAACGTCGGGAGCATTTTCAGCAAAAATCTCGACGGTATCAAAACGGGCTATATCATCAATTTGATATCCGAGTTTAATCAATTCTTGTTGAAATAGTGCACGTAATTTGATAATCCGAGACGCAATATTCTTCAAGCCATTGGGCCCATGATAAACAGCATAAAAAGCAGCTATTACAGCTAGCAAAACCTGCGCTGTACAAATATTGCTAGTTGCCTTATCTCTGCGAATATGTTGTTCACGTGTCTGCAAAGCCAATCGCAATGCGGGCTGACCATCAGCATCAACCGATTGACCTACTAAACGACCTGGCACCTGTCGTTTAAATACTTCATTAGTGGCAAAAAAAGCGGCATGTGGTCCACCAAAACCCATCGGGACTCCAAAACGCTGGGCACTGCCAATAGCAATATCTACACCTAAGTCACCAATAGGTCTCATCAATACTTGCGCCAAAGGGTCTATCGCAGCAGTGACTAGAGCACCAATCTGATGGCAATGTTCCACCAAAGTTTCAGGGTCCCAGATGCATCCATTCGCCCCAGGTAGTTGCAAAAACGCTCCAAAAATATCTGAGTCGTAGCAAAAGGAAGTCGGCTTTTTCACATCCAGAACTACACCCAACGGCTCTGCTCTAGTACGCAGAACAGCAAGGGTCTGAGGCAAAACTTGCTCATCCACTAAAAAGCGGTTCGCACCATTTCGTTTACATGCTGCGAAGCTCAAACTCATCGCCTCAGCAGCAGCAGTCGCCTCATCAAGTAAAGAGGCATTCGCAATAGGTAGACCAGTTAATTCGCTGATCAGTGTTTGAAAATTGAATAAAGCCTCAAGCCTTCCTTGCGCTATTTCTGATTGATAGGGGGTGTAAGCGGTGTACCAGGCAGGGTTTTCAAACACATGTCGCTGTATACAAGCTGGCAATGCTGTGGAGTAATAACCAAGTCCTATCAAAGACCTCAACACCTTATTTTTCTCGGCTATAGACCTGATGTGATTAAGCGCATGAACCTCATCACACCCAACCGGTAAAAAATCCTCATAATCAGGATCTACCTCGAGAATGTCTGCTGGAATTACTGCCTTAACAAAATCCTCCAAGTCATCATGGCCAAGTTCCTTAAGCATTTGATCTATATCCTGAGAGCTAGGACCTAGATGACGCTTTAGGAAAGGCGAAGACTCAACGAAAGAGGTCTCATTAGAGACTTTGTCAAGCACGTTGGGTATTTAGCTAACTAAGTGTCCAGACTAAAAAATCGCCAAGCATCGCTTAACAATTCTGGACTAATTAGCTGCGACCTTATTCGCATAAGACGAAGCATCCATAAGCTCTTGCAACTGAGAAGGCTCTGAAGGACGTACAAGCAATAGCCACCCCTCCCCATGCGGATCATTTTGCAATTCCTCAGTACTAGAAAGAACTGATTCATTCCTTCTAACAACCTCACCACTAATCGGTGAATACATATCCTCGACTGCTTTTACTGATTCAACAGATCCAAAAGTTTGCCCCTTAGTAACAACATCACCCACTTCAGGAAGGTCAACAAAGACAATGTCACCTAGCTGGTCAACAGCGAATGCACTGATGCCCACTCGAACCAAATCCTCCTCTAGGAAGGCATATTCATGACTATCAGCAAAGCGATACTGCTCTGGAAAATTGAAGGCCATTGAAATTTAGGGCCAAACGAATTCAACCAGTTTGGGACATTTCAAGCAAACCTGCTTTAACCAAGCCAATCAACGCTCTCTTTAAAGCCAATTTGATATGAATATGATGAGTACCACCTTGAACATACAAATTGTAAGGAGGCTTTAAAGGGGCATCTGCCGAAAACTCACTAGTACTTCCATCAATAAAAGTGCCGCCAGCCATTACTAATTCATTCGCATAACCAGGCATAGGTGCAGGTACAGGATCAAGATATGAACCCACAGGGGAGGCAGCCTGAAAGCTCCGGCACACAGATTTTAAAAGCTCTGGATTCCCTAAACGAACAGCTTGAATCACATCTCCTCTTAATTCTCCAGGCAATGGCCGTACTGGGAAACCCAAGCCTTGAAAAACAGTTGCTACAAGGTCTGCACCAATCAAAGCCTCTGTGACCATCTGAGGCGCTAAAAATAGACCTTGCAAGATTAGACGGTTCAAATCAAAACCAATACCTGCTTGCGAACCTATTCCTGGTGCAGTCAACCTATAACAAGCTTTTTCAACCAAATCAGCTCTTCCGGCCACGTAACCACCAGTAGGTGCAATCGTGCCACCGAGATTTTTAATTAGTGATCCTGCAATTAGATCAGCACCTACCTCGCAGGGCTCCTGCTCAGCAACTAACTCTCCATAGCAATTATCTACAAAACAAACACAGTCAGGTTGATGAGAATGAATCAACGCACAGATTTCTGCAAGTTGATCAATAGTCAATGATGGACGCCATGAATACCCGCAACTCCGCTGAATAAATACCATTCGCCTTGGAACTCTTAAAGCTTGTTTCAGAGCAAAAAGATCAACAGATCCATTCTGAAAACAAGAGCATTCCTGATAATCAATACCAAAGTCCTTAAGAGAGCCCTGACCAGATCCACGAATGCCGATTACCTCCTCAAGAGTTTCGTAAGGCGCTCCTGTAGCAGTCAAAAGAGCATCGCCAGGTCGAAGAACCCCAAATAGAGCTGAAGTGATTGCATGCGTCCCACTCACAAACTGAACCCTTACTGCTGCTTTTTCAGCGCCTAAAACCCTTGCAAAAACACGATCAACCACTTCTCTGCTTTGGTCGTCATGTCCATAACCGGTTGAGGAAGCAAAATGTTGAGTCCCAACACGCTCCGCAGCAAAAGCCTCTAAAACCTTCTGGAGGCGAACCATAAGCATTTGAGCGTGAGCTTCAATTAGTGGATTGAAGCCCTCCATCTGGGAGTTGAGATACTCACTGGCCCAGGTCTCAACTGCTTTTTCACAATCTTCAGCAACAAATCTCTGCACAAAAATGAAGGCGAGGTTTACAGTTCCTTTAGATTCTTACTCTTAATTGCCCAAACGTTCCTCTTGAAAAATTGAACAAACGGCACGCGCTAACCAAAGGAGTTCATCTTGGTTTCAAATATTTCTACGACCTCATTAAACAACCGTGAGGCACAACTCAGGCAAGGGATGGTGACCCCAAGAGAACCTCTCCCGCCCAGTCAAAGCAAGTTCCGAGTAGGAACAACTAGTTTCATGCTTGCAATCCATATTGGAGCCAGCTTCGCTTTGCTCCCAGCCTTCTGGAGCTGGCAGGGACTGGCATCTTTTGCAGTTCTTTACTGGATAACAGTTTTAGGAGTCACTCTGGGGTTGCATCGACTAGTAGCTCACAGAAGTTTTGTCGTCCCAAGCTGGGTCGAAAAGGTTCTTGTAGTTATGGGAAGTCTTGCTTGCCAAAGCGGACCCATCGAATGGGTTGCACTTCATCGCCATCATCATAAATTCTCTGATCAACCCAATGATCACCATGATGCCGGGCGAGGCTTTTGGTGGAGTCATAGCGAGTGGATGCTCCATGAAATCCCTGCACTAGAACATACCGATCGATTAGCCAGTGATCTACTTGCAGACCCGTTTTATCGCTGGCTAGATCATTGGTTCCTACTAATGCAAATACCTCTCGTACTTGGTCTTTACTGGTATGGGGAACTCAACCAAGTTAATGGAGGAGGACTCGGATTAGTCCTTTGGGCAATACCTTTAAGACTTGTAGTTGTGTATCACGTGACATGGTTCGTGAATTCAGCCACACATACCTTTGGATACCGCAACTTTGACACTCCAGACCTGTCAAGGAATTGCTGGTGGGTTGCCTTACTTTCGTTTGGAGAAGGATGGCACAACAACCATCATGCCTATCCACACAGCGCTCGACATGGCCTGAGATGGTTCGAATTTGACATTACCTGGCAGCACATCAAACTCTTAAAGCGCTTTGGTTTGGCCCGTCAAATTCGTCAAACCAAATACAGCAGCTCCTAGCAATCCCTATTGAATACCCAAGTTATTAGCGCGAGTTCTAAGTTCTTCCAGAAAACCATCGGCTTTCATCGATTTCTCCCCGAAAAGAATTTGCTGAGTGGTACACAAATCCAATAATTCACCATCTAACTCTTCAGCAGTGAAATCTCTTAACCCAGCCATCACCTCTGCAAAACGCTCTCTTCTCGAAATCTTCTTAACCGGATAGGCATTTAAAACATGATCACGGCATTTTCGCCAGGTTTTACCTTGACAGAAAAAATCTGCTAAAGCAGCACTTAGACCTGCCGCCTCTTCATCTTCAATAAACCAGTTGTAACAAGCTGGCAAAGGAGCTAAGCCAACGAAGATCTCAAAAAGATCGCCAGTACCAATAGCTTTGCCATCATCTCCCTCGAGAGACAAGGAAGATTCTCTAAGAACTTCGAGTAATTCAGGATGGACTTCAGCCAATCGATCTTGCACATGCTCCAATCCCTTGTGAAGAATTAAATTCGCCTGAGCAAGCGCTAAAAAAACTTCTGGCCCTGGGGCAGCAAGCTTGGCATTTCGAAGATTAGATATCTGAGAATTATGAACACGGCCCAAACTCAAACTTTCAACCAAGGCTGGAAGCACTCGATGAGACCAGCCATTGCGCTCATGCCAAACATGAATCAGATGAGCCATTGCTCTCCGGCCATTTGAAAGTCGATCGCGGTAATCAATAATCAAAAAATCACACTCAATATCAAAGAGAGCAAGACGATATGGATCCGTATCATCTATGTTCTTACACAATGGAACTGATCACCATGTTATCCATTGTAAATAAACCTCTCGCAACCCCAAGCAGACCCGCGTCTGCTGGCAAGGCACTGAGCATGTCTTCAAATCTTCAAATGCTCCCAGGGGCAGGATCAAGCTATCAACCAAATAAACAGCGGCGCTGGGGAACAATCCTGTTCATGATCACCATCCATGCTTTATCAATATTTGCCTTAAATCCAGCTTTTTGGAGCTGGGAGTCAGTCACAACCCTATCCATTCTCTATTGGATTACAGCTTGTTTAGGTGTCACTCTTGGCTACCACAGACTTCTTTCACATAGAGCTTTGCGTGTACCCCTTTGGCTGGAACGTTTTTTTGCAACATGTGGTGCCTTAAGTTGCCAGCACGGTCCAATCGACTGGGTAGGACTTCATCGACACCACCACAAATTTTCAGATACCGACGCTGATCACCACAACAGCAATAAAGGCTTTTGGTGGAGCCATATGGGATGGATGTTCAAACCAATTCCAGCTATGCAAGCAGTACCAACGTTGACTGGGGATCTACGTAAAGACCCTTACTATCGCTGGCTTAATAAGAATTTTCTATTACTTCAGGTACCGCTTGCGATGTTGCTCTTTTTGCTGGGCCAAATTACTAACGTGGGTGGGTGGGAATTAATTCTTTGGGGAATACCACTCCGCTTAGTTCTTGTGTATCACGTGACATGGCTGGTTAATTCAGCAACACA harbors:
- a CDS encoding aminotransferase class I/II-fold pyridoxal phosphate-dependent enzyme, producing MEGFNPLIEAHAQMLMVRLQKVLEAFAAERVGTQHFASSTGYGHDDQSREVVDRVFARVLGAEKAAVRVQFVSGTHAITSALFGVLRPGDALLTATGAPYETLEEVIGIRGSGQGSLKDFGIDYQECSCFQNGSVDLFALKQALRVPRRMVFIQRSCGYSWRPSLTIDQLAEICALIHSHQPDCVCFVDNCYGELVAEQEPCEVGADLIAGSLIKNLGGTIAPTGGYVAGRADLVEKACYRLTAPGIGSQAGIGFDLNRLILQGLFLAPQMVTEALIGADLVATVFQGLGFPVRPLPGELRGDVIQAVRLGNPELLKSVCRSFQAASPVGSYLDPVPAPMPGYANELVMAGGTFIDGSTSEFSADAPLKPPYNLYVQGGTHHIHIKLALKRALIGLVKAGLLEMSQTG
- a CDS encoding acyl-CoA desaturase; the protein is MLPGAGSSYQPNKQRRWGTILFMITIHALSIFALNPAFWSWESVTTLSILYWITACLGVTLGYHRLLSHRALRVPLWLERFFATCGALSCQHGPIDWVGLHRHHHKFSDTDADHHNSNKGFWWSHMGWMFKPIPAMQAVPTLTGDLRKDPYYRWLNKNFLLLQVPLAMLLFLLGQITNVGGWELILWGIPLRLVLVYHVTWLVNSATHCWGTVAFESGDGSRNNPWVAALTFGEGWHNNHHAFPYSAKQGLQKGQIDLTWQHIRLLKAIGLANKVRLPAAS
- a CDS encoding acyl-CoA desaturase, whose translation is MVTPREPLPPSQSKFRVGTTSFMLAIHIGASFALLPAFWSWQGLASFAVLYWITVLGVTLGLHRLVAHRSFVVPSWVEKVLVVMGSLACQSGPIEWVALHRHHHKFSDQPNDHHDAGRGFWWSHSEWMLHEIPALEHTDRLASDLLADPFYRWLDHWFLLMQIPLVLGLYWYGELNQVNGGGLGLVLWAIPLRLVVVYHVTWFVNSATHTFGYRNFDTPDLSRNCWWVALLSFGEGWHNNHHAYPHSARHGLRWFEFDITWQHIKLLKRFGLARQIRQTKYSSS